One window of the Burkholderia ubonensis subsp. mesacidophila genome contains the following:
- the ald gene encoding alanine dehydrogenase, translating into MLIGVPKEIKNHEYRVGLTPAGTRELTRHGHRVLVQRSAGTAIGLHDEHYAAAGATLCDGAAEVFAQADMIIKVKEPQPAECAMLRRGQILYTYLHLAPDPEQAAALVKSGAVCIAYETVTGAGGGLPLLAPMSEVAGRMSIQVAATHLESPRGGMGLLMAGVPGVAAAHVVVLGAGVVGTGALQMAVGMGARVTVLDNNVGRLRQLDLVFGNRIGTVCSNAQTIEEAVCDADVVIGAVLVPGASAPRLVTRDMIARMRAGAVVVDVAIDQGGCFETSHATTHAKPTYVVDGVVHYCVANMPGAVARTSTFALNNATIGHALALADKGWKRAMADDAHLRAGLNVCDGQITYEAVARALGLPYVPAEDVLA; encoded by the coding sequence ATGCTGATCGGAGTGCCGAAGGAGATCAAGAACCATGAATACCGCGTCGGGCTCACGCCCGCCGGCACCCGCGAACTGACCCGTCACGGGCATCGGGTCCTGGTGCAGCGCAGCGCCGGCACGGCGATCGGGCTGCACGACGAACACTATGCCGCGGCCGGCGCGACGCTGTGCGACGGCGCGGCCGAAGTGTTCGCGCAAGCCGACATGATCATCAAGGTCAAGGAGCCGCAGCCGGCCGAATGCGCGATGCTGCGGCGCGGCCAGATCCTCTATACGTACCTGCATCTCGCCCCCGATCCGGAACAGGCGGCGGCGCTCGTCAAGTCCGGCGCGGTGTGCATCGCGTACGAGACCGTGACGGGCGCAGGCGGCGGCCTGCCGCTGCTCGCGCCGATGAGCGAGGTCGCCGGCCGCATGTCGATCCAGGTCGCGGCGACCCACCTCGAGAGCCCGCGCGGCGGGATGGGCCTGCTGATGGCGGGCGTGCCCGGCGTGGCGGCCGCGCACGTCGTCGTGCTGGGCGCCGGCGTGGTCGGCACGGGTGCGCTGCAGATGGCCGTCGGCATGGGTGCGCGGGTCACGGTGCTCGACAACAACGTCGGGCGCCTGCGGCAGCTCGACCTGGTGTTCGGCAACCGGATCGGGACGGTCTGCTCGAACGCGCAGACGATCGAGGAAGCAGTGTGCGACGCGGACGTCGTGATCGGCGCCGTGCTCGTGCCGGGCGCATCGGCGCCGCGGCTCGTGACGCGCGACATGATCGCGCGGATGCGCGCCGGCGCGGTGGTCGTCGACGTCGCGATCGACCAGGGCGGCTGCTTCGAGACGTCGCACGCGACGACGCATGCGAAGCCGACCTACGTGGTCGACGGCGTCGTCCACTATTGCGTCGCGAACATGCCCGGCGCGGTGGCCCGCACGTCGACATTCGCGCTCAACAACGCGACGATCGGCCATGCGCTCGCGCTCGCCGACAAGGGCTGGAAACGCGCGATGGCCGACGACGCACACCTGCGCGCCGGCCTGAACGTGTGCGACGGACAGATCACCTACGAAGCGGTCGCACGCGCGCTCGGGCTGCCTTATGTGCCCGCGGAGGATGTGCTGGCGTGA
- a CDS encoding DUF3995 domain-containing protein: MTAAYFIVPTLCAIALIHVYWACGGRLGKGAAIPELDGEPVLRPSTAGTFAVAAALLAGAAVIAARAGWLGASPHASPVAFATVALALIFAVRAIGDFRYVGFFKHIRGSRFARMDTLCYSPLCAALSLSIASMFWIR, from the coding sequence ATGACCGCTGCGTATTTCATCGTGCCGACGTTGTGCGCGATCGCGCTGATCCACGTCTACTGGGCATGCGGCGGCCGATTGGGCAAGGGGGCCGCGATTCCCGAACTCGACGGCGAGCCGGTGCTGCGGCCGAGCACCGCCGGCACGTTCGCGGTGGCGGCGGCGCTGCTCGCCGGCGCAGCGGTGATCGCCGCGCGGGCCGGCTGGCTGGGGGCGAGCCCGCACGCGAGCCCGGTCGCGTTCGCGACCGTTGCGCTCGCGCTGATCTTCGCGGTGCGGGCGATCGGCGACTTCCGCTACGTGGGTTTCTTCAAGCACATTCGCGGATCACGGTTCGCGCGGATGGACACGCTGTGCTATTCGCCGCTGTGCGCGGCGTTGTCGCTGTCGATCGCATCGATGTTCTGGATACGCTGA
- a CDS encoding RNA 2'-phosphotransferase, giving the protein MNTDTKKTLDETGKYLSYILRHAPQAIGLQLDPEGWADLNALIAGASRDGRALDPATIHAVVASNDKKRFALSDDGRRIRAVQGHSTPAVQRQYPERRPPDLLYHGTATRFLESIREQGLKAGARHHVHLSQDVTTAIAVGKRYGKPVVLAIDAQRMHARGFRFFVAENGVWLTDAVPAEFLSPLDTPAA; this is encoded by the coding sequence ATGAATACCGATACCAAGAAGACTCTCGACGAGACCGGCAAATACCTGAGCTACATCCTCCGTCACGCGCCGCAGGCAATCGGCCTGCAACTCGACCCGGAAGGCTGGGCCGATCTCAATGCGCTCATCGCCGGCGCGTCCCGCGACGGGCGTGCCCTCGATCCGGCGACGATCCATGCCGTCGTCGCCTCCAATGACAAGAAGCGCTTCGCGCTATCCGACGACGGCCGGCGCATCCGTGCGGTGCAAGGTCACTCGACGCCGGCCGTGCAGCGGCAATACCCGGAGCGGCGCCCGCCCGACTTGCTCTATCACGGCACCGCCACGCGCTTTCTCGAATCCATTCGCGAACAGGGGCTGAAGGCCGGCGCGCGCCATCATGTGCACCTGTCCCAGGATGTGACGACGGCTATCGCGGTCGGCAAGCGCTATGGCAAGCCGGTGGTGCTGGCGATCGACGCGCAACGCATGCACGCGCGCGGCTTCAGGTTCTTCGTGGCCGAGAACGGCGTGTGGCTCACCGACGCGGTGCCCGCCGAGTTCCTGTCGCCGCTCGACACACCCGCCGCCTGA
- a CDS encoding gluconate 2-dehydrogenase subunit 3 family protein — MSTPPDKPNSRRHFLRSSVALVPITSLAGCDLRPSSTTATPSGNAPAASADAAQAPYKPTFFDAKEWAFVQAAVDRLIPADAEGPGALEAGVPEFIDRQMETPYAHGALWYMQGPFQPGVPELGYQLKLVPRDVYRLGIAAVDRFCTKTHGKAFADIDAATRDAVLGALEKSSAQIDDVPPAVFFGQLLQNTREGYFCDPVHGGNRGMAAWKMIGFPGARADFMDFVNQNGKPYPYGPVSINGERT, encoded by the coding sequence ATGTCCACGCCACCCGACAAACCCAATTCGCGCCGTCACTTCCTGCGCTCGTCGGTCGCGCTCGTGCCGATCACGTCGCTCGCCGGTTGCGACCTGCGGCCGTCGTCGACCACCGCGACCCCGTCCGGCAACGCGCCCGCCGCATCGGCCGACGCCGCGCAAGCGCCGTACAAGCCGACTTTCTTCGATGCCAAGGAGTGGGCGTTCGTCCAGGCGGCCGTCGACCGCCTGATTCCCGCCGATGCCGAAGGGCCCGGCGCGCTCGAGGCCGGCGTGCCCGAATTCATCGACCGCCAGATGGAAACGCCTTACGCGCACGGCGCGCTGTGGTACATGCAGGGGCCGTTCCAGCCGGGCGTGCCGGAGCTCGGCTACCAGCTGAAGCTCGTGCCGCGCGACGTGTACCGGCTCGGCATCGCGGCCGTCGACCGCTTCTGCACGAAGACGCACGGCAAGGCCTTCGCGGATATCGACGCGGCGACGCGCGACGCGGTGCTCGGCGCGCTCGAAAAGAGCAGCGCTCAGATCGACGACGTGCCGCCCGCGGTGTTCTTCGGACAATTGCTGCAGAACACGCGCGAAGGCTACTTCTGCGATCCGGTCCACGGCGGCAATCGCGGGATGGCCGCGTGGAAGATGATCGGCTTCCCCGGCGCACGCGCGGATTTCATGGATTTCGTCAACCAGAACGGCAAGCCGTATCCATACGGGCCGGTCTCGATCAATGGGGAGCGCACCTGA
- a CDS encoding GMC family oxidoreductase, which translates to MAAEKKPHVDAVIVGFGWTGAILAKELTEAGLKVVALERGEYRDTYPDGAYPNTIDELTYNIRKKLFLDLSKTTVSIRHGVQDTALPYRQLAAFLPGEGVGGAGLHWSGVHFRIAPEELRLRSHYEERYGKKFIPAGMTIQDTGVSYDELEPYFDFAEKVFGTSGQAYKVNGKVVGDGNVFDAHRSDNFPLPAQLNTYSAQRFFDAAKSLGLHPYRLPSANTSGPYTNPYGVQMGPCNFCGYCSGYACYMYSKASPNLNILPALKQVPNFELRSKCHVLRVDLDDTKKRATGVTYVDPAGREVHQPADLVILAAFQYHNVHLLLLSGIGKPYDPISGEGVVGRNFAYQNLSTIKAFFDKDTYTNPFIGAGGNGVAVDDFNADNFDHGPLGFVGGSPLWVNQAGVKPISGIATPPGTPAWGSAWKKAVKDNYAHTVSMDAHGTNMSYRDVYLDLDPTYRDSYGQPLLRMTFDWKDNDIRMAQYVTGQMKKIAEAMGPKAIGVSTREFGKRFDSRQYQTTHLVGGAVMGTDPKTSVLNRYLQSWDVHNVFVMGASALPQGIGYNPTGIIAALAYWSARAIREHYLKNPAPLVTV; encoded by the coding sequence ATGGCCGCAGAGAAGAAACCGCATGTCGACGCGGTCATCGTCGGCTTTGGCTGGACCGGCGCGATTCTCGCGAAGGAGCTGACCGAAGCGGGCCTGAAAGTGGTCGCGCTCGAGCGCGGCGAGTATCGCGACACGTATCCGGACGGCGCGTATCCGAACACGATCGACGAGCTGACCTACAACATCCGCAAGAAGCTGTTCCTCGACCTGTCGAAGACCACCGTGTCGATCCGCCACGGCGTGCAGGACACGGCGCTGCCGTACCGTCAGCTCGCGGCGTTCCTGCCGGGCGAGGGCGTCGGCGGCGCGGGGCTGCACTGGTCCGGCGTGCACTTTCGCATCGCGCCGGAAGAGCTGCGGCTGCGCAGCCACTACGAAGAGCGCTACGGCAAGAAGTTCATCCCCGCGGGGATGACGATCCAGGACACGGGCGTCAGCTACGACGAGCTGGAGCCGTACTTCGATTTCGCCGAGAAGGTGTTCGGCACGTCGGGGCAGGCGTACAAGGTCAACGGCAAGGTGGTCGGCGACGGCAACGTGTTCGACGCGCACCGCAGCGACAATTTCCCGCTGCCCGCGCAGCTCAACACGTATTCGGCGCAACGCTTCTTCGACGCGGCGAAATCGCTCGGCCTGCATCCGTACCGGCTGCCGTCCGCGAACACGTCGGGGCCGTACACGAACCCGTACGGCGTGCAGATGGGCCCGTGCAACTTCTGCGGCTACTGCAGCGGCTACGCGTGCTACATGTATTCGAAGGCGTCGCCGAACCTGAACATCCTGCCCGCGCTGAAGCAGGTGCCGAACTTCGAGCTGCGCTCGAAGTGCCACGTGCTGCGCGTCGATCTCGACGACACGAAGAAGCGCGCGACAGGCGTCACCTATGTCGACCCGGCTGGCCGTGAAGTGCATCAGCCGGCCGATCTCGTGATCCTCGCCGCGTTCCAGTATCACAACGTGCACCTGCTGCTGCTGTCGGGCATCGGCAAGCCGTACGACCCGATCTCGGGCGAGGGCGTCGTGGGCCGCAATTTCGCGTACCAGAACCTGTCGACGATCAAGGCGTTCTTCGACAAGGACACCTACACGAACCCGTTCATCGGCGCCGGCGGCAACGGCGTTGCGGTCGACGACTTCAATGCGGACAACTTCGACCACGGCCCGCTCGGATTCGTCGGCGGTTCGCCGCTGTGGGTCAACCAGGCGGGGGTGAAGCCGATCAGCGGCATCGCAACGCCGCCCGGCACGCCGGCGTGGGGCTCCGCATGGAAGAAGGCGGTCAAGGACAACTACGCGCACACGGTCTCGATGGACGCGCACGGCACGAACATGTCGTACCGCGACGTGTATCTCGATCTCGATCCGACCTACCGCGACTCGTACGGCCAGCCGCTCTTGCGCATGACGTTCGACTGGAAGGACAACGACATCAGGATGGCGCAATACGTGACCGGCCAGATGAAGAAGATCGCCGAGGCGATGGGGCCGAAGGCGATCGGCGTGTCGACGCGCGAGTTCGGCAAGCGCTTCGATTCGCGCCAATACCAGACGACCCACCTCGTCGGCGGCGCGGTGATGGGCACCGATCCGAAGACGAGCGTGCTGAATCGCTATCTGCAGAGCTGGGACGTGCACAACGTGTTCGTGATGGGCGCGTCGGCGCTGCCGCAGGGCATCGGCTACAACCCGACCGGGATCATCGCGGCGCTGGCCTACTGGTCGGCGCGCGCGATCCGCGAGCACTACCTGAAAAACCCCGCTCCGCTGGTGACCGTATGA
- a CDS encoding cytochrome c, with the protein MKRTTTDNAARRTARALATGAAWLAFGLASGAAVAQPAAVPAAPAAAASAPHAADALVARGAYLARAGDCVACHTASGGKPFAGGLKFDTPIGAIYSTNITPDPKTGLGGWTLEEFDRALRAGVRKNGDTLYPAMPFPSYARLTDDDVKALYAYFMHGVAPVQQENRAVDIVWPLSMRWPLTFWRKLFAPTPKPFDAAPYPDPVLARGAYLVQGLGHCGACHTPRAPTMQERALTDADGPDFLAGGAAIDGWVPTSLRGEPRTGFGVWTEAEIVQFLKSGRTARSAAFGGMTDVVGHSMQHLNDDDLTAIARYLKKLPPRVQGETPYAYDDTAAQALRSGDASKPGAAVYRDNCMACHRSDGRGYTRVFPALGGNPVLQGDDPTSVIHVVLSGSALKGTRTAPSTFTMPPFGWRLSDQEVADVSNFVRTSWGNTGSPVTAAQVAKVRKATPGTRPEPPPGARYPQAAR; encoded by the coding sequence ATGAAGAGAACAACGACAGACAACGCCGCGCGCCGCACGGCGCGCGCGCTGGCGACCGGCGCTGCCTGGCTGGCGTTCGGCCTGGCTAGCGGGGCGGCCGTCGCGCAACCGGCGGCCGTGCCTGCGGCGCCTGCGGCGGCCGCGTCCGCGCCGCACGCCGCGGATGCGCTCGTCGCGCGCGGCGCGTACCTGGCGCGCGCCGGCGACTGCGTCGCGTGCCACACGGCGAGCGGCGGCAAGCCGTTCGCGGGCGGGCTGAAGTTCGACACGCCGATCGGCGCGATCTATTCGACCAACATCACGCCCGACCCGAAGACGGGCCTCGGCGGCTGGACACTGGAAGAGTTCGACCGCGCGCTGCGCGCGGGCGTGCGCAAGAACGGCGACACGCTGTATCCGGCGATGCCGTTTCCGTCGTATGCGCGCCTCACCGACGACGACGTGAAGGCGCTCTATGCGTATTTCATGCACGGCGTCGCGCCGGTGCAGCAGGAGAACCGCGCGGTCGACATCGTGTGGCCGCTGTCGATGCGCTGGCCGCTCACGTTCTGGCGCAAGCTGTTCGCGCCGACGCCGAAGCCGTTCGACGCGGCGCCGTACCCCGATCCGGTGCTCGCGCGCGGCGCGTACCTCGTGCAGGGTCTCGGTCACTGCGGCGCGTGCCACACGCCGCGCGCGCCGACGATGCAGGAGCGCGCGCTGACCGACGCGGACGGCCCGGACTTCCTGGCCGGCGGCGCGGCGATCGACGGCTGGGTGCCGACCAGCCTGCGCGGCGAGCCGCGCACCGGGTTCGGCGTCTGGACGGAAGCGGAAATCGTGCAGTTCCTGAAGAGTGGCCGCACGGCACGCAGCGCGGCGTTCGGCGGGATGACGGACGTGGTCGGCCACAGCATGCAGCACCTGAACGACGACGACCTCACGGCGATCGCGCGCTACCTGAAGAAGCTGCCGCCGCGCGTGCAGGGCGAAACACCTTACGCATATGACGACACCGCCGCGCAGGCGCTGCGCTCGGGCGACGCAAGCAAGCCGGGCGCGGCCGTCTATCGCGACAACTGCATGGCCTGCCATCGCAGCGACGGCCGCGGCTATACGCGCGTGTTCCCGGCGCTCGGCGGCAACCCGGTCCTGCAGGGCGACGATCCGACCTCGGTGATTCACGTCGTGCTGTCGGGCAGCGCGTTGAAGGGCACGCGCACCGCGCCGTCGACCTTCACGATGCCGCCGTTCGGCTGGCGGCTGTCGGACCAGGAAGTCGCGGACGTGTCGAACTTCGTGCGCACGAGCTGGGGCAATACCGGCTCGCCGGTCACGGCCGCGCAGGTCGCGAAGGTGCGCAAGGCGACGCCGGGCACGCGGCCGGAGCCGCCGCCGGGCGCACGCTATCCGCAAGCCGCGCGCTGA
- a CDS encoding cation:proton antiporter domain-containing protein, with amino-acid sequence MPHDVCLIALLAAGFGLAMVFGYLASLLKMPPLVGYLLAGIVIGPGTPGFVGDLSLAQQLAEVGVMLLMFGVGLHFSLGDLLAVRKIALPGAVVQISVATALGGGLALLWGWSVGAALVFGLALSVASTVVLLRALEGRGLVESVNGRIAVGWLVVEDLVMVLVLVLLPPVAGLLGGTPPGDAHAGDGSVWGTLGVTMLKVAAFIALMLVVGKRVFPRILWLVARTGSRELFTLCMIAAAVGIAFGAAKLFDVSFALGAFFAGMMMRESEFSRRAADETLPLRDAFSVLFFISVGMLFDPQVLLDEPLHVIEVAAIVLVGKTLAAVALVLAFRYPLNTALTVGAGLAQIGEFSFILAGLGRALGLLSAEGQSLILAVALISIALNTLLFAMIDPALAWIRRHSAFARRLEARDDPLAALPMSTPQTHLTGQVVIVGYGKVGARIALALDERGIAYVVVEQNREIVEKLRADGVAAVSGDAIEPIVLVQAHIARAGMLIVTLPDVFDVRQIVEISHTLNPSLEVVLCTNSSDEAALLASEGVGTVFMGETELARGMTEHVLGRMTKPAAAAHAH; translated from the coding sequence ATGCCACATGACGTCTGCCTGATTGCTTTGCTCGCGGCCGGTTTTGGTCTCGCGATGGTCTTCGGTTATCTCGCGTCGCTGCTGAAAATGCCGCCGCTGGTCGGCTACCTGCTCGCCGGGATCGTGATCGGCCCCGGCACGCCGGGCTTCGTCGGCGACCTGTCGCTCGCGCAGCAGCTCGCCGAAGTCGGCGTGATGCTGCTGATGTTCGGGGTCGGGCTGCATTTCTCGCTCGGCGACCTGCTCGCGGTGCGCAAGATCGCGCTGCCCGGCGCGGTTGTGCAGATCTCGGTGGCCACCGCGCTCGGCGGCGGGCTCGCGCTGCTGTGGGGCTGGAGCGTTGGTGCGGCGCTGGTGTTCGGTCTCGCGCTGTCGGTCGCGAGCACGGTCGTGCTGTTGCGCGCACTGGAGGGCCGGGGGCTCGTCGAGTCCGTGAACGGACGAATCGCGGTCGGCTGGCTGGTCGTCGAGGATCTCGTGATGGTGCTCGTGCTCGTGCTGCTGCCGCCCGTCGCGGGGCTGCTCGGCGGCACGCCGCCCGGCGACGCGCACGCGGGCGACGGCAGCGTGTGGGGCACGCTCGGCGTGACGATGCTGAAGGTCGCCGCGTTCATCGCGCTGATGCTCGTGGTCGGCAAGCGGGTGTTTCCGCGCATCCTGTGGCTCGTCGCCCGCACGGGCTCGCGCGAGCTGTTCACGCTGTGCATGATTGCCGCGGCGGTCGGCATCGCGTTCGGCGCGGCGAAGCTGTTCGACGTGTCGTTCGCGCTCGGCGCATTCTTCGCCGGGATGATGATGCGCGAGTCCGAGTTCAGCCGGCGCGCGGCCGACGAGACGCTGCCGCTGCGCGATGCGTTCTCCGTGCTGTTCTTTATCTCGGTCGGCATGCTGTTCGACCCGCAGGTGCTGCTCGACGAGCCGCTGCACGTGATCGAGGTCGCGGCGATCGTGCTGGTGGGCAAGACGCTCGCGGCGGTCGCACTGGTGCTCGCGTTCCGCTATCCGCTCAATACCGCGTTGACGGTCGGCGCGGGGCTCGCGCAGATCGGCGAGTTCTCGTTCATCCTGGCCGGTCTCGGCCGCGCGCTCGGGCTGCTGTCGGCGGAAGGGCAAAGCCTGATCCTCGCGGTCGCGCTGATCTCGATCGCGCTGAATACGCTCCTGTTCGCGATGATCGATCCGGCGCTCGCCTGGATTCGCCGGCATTCGGCGTTCGCGCGGCGGCTCGAGGCGCGCGACGATCCGCTCGCCGCGCTGCCGATGTCCACGCCGCAGACGCACCTGACCGGTCAGGTCGTGATCGTCGGCTACGGCAAGGTCGGCGCGCGGATCGCGCTGGCGCTCGACGAGCGCGGGATCGCCTATGTGGTCGTCGAGCAGAATCGCGAGATCGTCGAGAAGCTGCGCGCCGACGGCGTCGCGGCGGTGTCGGGCGATGCGATCGAGCCGATCGTGCTCGTTCAGGCGCACATCGCGCGAGCAGGGATGCTGATCGTCACGCTGCCGGACGTGTTCGACGTGCGGCAGATCGTCGAGATTTCGCACACGCTCAATCCGTCGCTCGAGGTCGTGCTGTGCACGAACAGCAGCGACGAAGCGGCGCTGCTCGCGAGCGAGGGCGTCGGCACGGTGTTCATGGGCGAGACGGAACTCGCCCGCGGGATGACCGAGCACGTGCTCGGCAGGATGACGAAGCCGGCCGCGGCCGCGCATGCGCATTGA